In one Rhinopithecus roxellana isolate Shanxi Qingling chromosome 1, ASM756505v1, whole genome shotgun sequence genomic region, the following are encoded:
- the SMCO1 gene encoding single-pass membrane and coiled-coil domain-containing protein 1 isoform X2 yields the protein MQKFEHHSKTLASQAAQDEMWTAVRALRFTSMELNILYSYVIEVLICLHTRVLEKLPDLVRGLPTLASVLRRKVKNERISAVWDSILEECGLQEGDITALCTFFIAHGHKAEHYSAKARQMYIRDITFLITNMVKNQALQDSLLRAVQVIEKGKAARTPEEQKSPLKELIPSVKN from the exons ATGCAGAAATTCGAGCATCATAGTAAGACTCTGGCAAGCCAAGCAGCCCAAGATGAGATGTGGACAGCAGTTCGGGCGCTCAG GTTCACTTCAATGGAATTGAATATTTTATACAGCTACGTCATTGAAGTACTTATCTGCTTGCATACTCGTGTGCTTGAGAAGCTGCCAGACCTGGTGAGAGGTCTTCCAACCTTAGCCTCCGTACTCAGACGAAAAGTTAAGAACGAGCGCATTAGCGCTGTGTGGGATTCCATTCTGGAGGAGTGTGGGCTGCAAGAAGGAGACATCACAGCACTTTGTACCTTCTTTATTGCACACGGTCACAAGGCAGAACACTATAGTGCTAAAGCGAGGCAGATGTACATCAGGGACATCACGTTCCTGATTACTAACATGGTAAAGAACCAGGCTCTGCAGGACAGTTTGCTGAGGGCTGTGCAGGTAATTGAGAAGGGGAAAGCAGCCAGGACCCCTGAAGAGCAAAAGTCACCCCTCAAAGAGTTGATACCATCCGTCAAAAACTAA
- the SMCO1 gene encoding single-pass membrane and coiled-coil domain-containing protein 1 isoform X1 produces MNNETTTLISLTEAMKRVDHKLQALEAQFKELDFTKDNLMQKFEHHSKTLASQAAQDEMWTAVRALRFTSMELNILYSYVIEVLICLHTRVLEKLPDLVRGLPTLASVLRRKVKNERISAVWDSILEECGLQEGDITALCTFFIAHGHKAEHYSAKARQMYIRDITFLITNMVKNQALQDSLLRAVQVIEKGKAARTPEEQKSPLKELIPSVKN; encoded by the exons ATGAACAATGAAACCACAACCCTGATATCCTTGACGGAGGCAATGAAAAG AGTAGACCACAAACTCCAAGCGTTAGAAGCACAGTTCAAAGAACTAGACTTCACCAAGGATAACCTGATGCAGAAATTCGAGCATCATAGTAAGACTCTGGCAAGCCAAGCAGCCCAAGATGAGATGTGGACAGCAGTTCGGGCGCTCAG GTTCACTTCAATGGAATTGAATATTTTATACAGCTACGTCATTGAAGTACTTATCTGCTTGCATACTCGTGTGCTTGAGAAGCTGCCAGACCTGGTGAGAGGTCTTCCAACCTTAGCCTCCGTACTCAGACGAAAAGTTAAGAACGAGCGCATTAGCGCTGTGTGGGATTCCATTCTGGAGGAGTGTGGGCTGCAAGAAGGAGACATCACAGCACTTTGTACCTTCTTTATTGCACACGGTCACAAGGCAGAACACTATAGTGCTAAAGCGAGGCAGATGTACATCAGGGACATCACGTTCCTGATTACTAACATGGTAAAGAACCAGGCTCTGCAGGACAGTTTGCTGAGGGCTGTGCAGGTAATTGAGAAGGGGAAAGCAGCCAGGACCCCTGAAGAGCAAAAGTCACCCCTCAAAGAGTTGATACCATCCGTCAAAAACTAA